The following proteins are encoded in a genomic region of Natronorubrum halophilum:
- a CDS encoding DNA-directed RNA polymerase subunit N: protein MMVPVRCFTCGTVVGEHWEEFDERANEGDEDPEAVLDELGVERYCCRRMLVSHTDLVDVVSPYQ, encoded by the coding sequence ATGATGGTACCGGTCCGGTGTTTCACCTGTGGCACTGTCGTCGGCGAACACTGGGAGGAGTTCGACGAGCGAGCGAACGAGGGCGACGAGGACCCCGAAGCGGTCCTCGACGAGCTCGGCGTCGAGCGCTACTGCTGCCGGCGCATGCTCGTCAGTCACACCGACCTCGTCGACGTCGTCTCACCATACCAGTAA